Proteins encoded by one window of Bernardetia sp.:
- a CDS encoding N-acetylmuramoyl-L-alanine amidase: MQQSKEEAIYHLEQALLLLKESKGELDDARTVKPDSKYCKGSDAGHSGISPDGKYLTRGKFWIHKKGNFHKGSTFFEDVFNRIMQNKVLKHYKENGIKYLVLNHEYLDTPLEERTRIINTYHKEVQKCTLDSLHSNASKKQKARGVSIWTSLGYTESDRSADDLWLRINKHLAPKYNIKMLKQDWTDGDYDYEANFWMCKQTLCPAKLNEFLFFDNYEDALLAMREDVQDDYALQFYNNTVWEMDNLVI; the protein is encoded by the coding sequence ATGCAGCAGAGTAAAGAAGAAGCTATTTATCATTTAGAGCAAGCTCTTCTACTGCTCAAAGAGTCAAAGGGAGAGCTAGACGATGCAAGAACTGTAAAGCCAGATTCAAAATATTGTAAAGGTTCTGACGCTGGACATTCAGGAATAAGTCCAGATGGAAAGTATTTGACTAGAGGTAAGTTTTGGATACACAAAAAAGGAAACTTTCACAAGGGAAGTACCTTCTTTGAGGACGTTTTTAATCGCATCATGCAAAACAAAGTCTTGAAGCACTACAAGGAAAATGGTATCAAATATTTAGTTCTCAATCACGAATATTTAGATACTCCTTTGGAGGAAAGAACACGCATCATAAATACCTATCACAAAGAGGTACAAAAGTGTACCTTAGATAGTCTTCATTCTAATGCTTCTAAAAAGCAGAAAGCTAGAGGCGTGTCTATTTGGACATCTCTTGGTTACACAGAGTCAGATAGAAGTGCAGATGATTTGTGGCTAAGAATTAATAAACATCTTGCTCCTAAGTATAATATAAAAATGCTCAAGCAAGATTGGACAGATGGGGATTATGATTATGAGGCTAATTTTTGGATGTGTAAACAAACGCTTTGTCCTGCTAAACTCAATGAGTTTTTGTTTTTTGACAACTATGAAGATGCTCTACTGGCAATGCGTGAAGATGTAC